Within the Glycine soja cultivar W05 chromosome 3, ASM419377v2, whole genome shotgun sequence genome, the region ttctatctttGCTTTCATTTCTACACCTTTTAGGAAAACTTATGCGTGTGCATTAGTCCATTGCTAATTAAGAAAGGGGACAATAAAATACTTGCATTTTACCTGGTCAATTAAGGAACATGTTCTCTGAATTATgactaatataaatattacttCACTTGGGACATTTCACTAAACCACCGTCCATAAACCAAATTTGACAAATTTAAAGTATGTTTAGATTAAAGTTTGCAGACTTAAATTTGAATGAATTTTGTTTTGCTAAGTGAATTTGCAAAAACAACCATATTgctttcaattgaaatttggtTTCAAATCAAGTATAACCGTGCAAAcgtatttttgaaagaaaaccAAACATAACCTTACAATGTTGACccgaaaaaaagaagtaaaaaatttaagctttgtttattgaaaaaaataagttttttatattctaaaatttaGTTGTCCCTTCTATATATTTGGTAGTGTTTGTCTCATGACCATatttctcttttccaaaagtttGTCTCCTAGGTATTTGAACTAAAAATATCTTTcagttgtttctattttttttaaaacacttattctgcaaacaatttttaaaacttaatagaaTTTAGATGAGAAGTTGATTGCCTAATAGTgtataattattcaaaaaaacaatttaatacaaaaaagtAAGAAGTGAATCAAACAAGCACTTACACTGTTACAGCAGCCTAACAAAAGCAACTTTCAGTTGGGCATTAAGATGAATAATTCATTATAATACCAAAGTAAAAAGCaaatcctttgaaaaaaaaaatagaagatatatATGAGTTTTGAAGTGTGTAAAACACCAATTTTCCCTCTGTTGTTCACAAAAACAACTAAGCTAAAATTCATAGTTCACCGTTTCTTGTCCCTCCTATTTATACATGAATCTTTGTATTCACACATTTaagacaaaaaatcaaaaaaatcacacTAGTTCTATACACTGTTATTTATCAAGACGCAGATCAAGGGTAAAAAGAGCAGAAAGAAAGACAAGGAtacccaaaaaaacaaaaacagacaAAACTGATTATCATTTATGAATGAAAGGAATAGGAGCCTCGACTCAATCGAGATATTATCATTATCGATATTATACATTCTGTctggaaaaaaacaaaagaacaagtaattaatataacttattttattacctataatttatcaaaaataataaatccatAAACTTTTACTTGGAACCAACCACTATATAATTTTTCCATCTTCATAAGTTGAGGTAAAAACAGATAAACCACTTTGTTCACAACTTGAAGATAGCACAGACAAAACCATTGATACAGCATAAAGCCCAGTGATAAAGTAAGTCTTGTATGCAATTTACTTGTGTATATATCTATTAGATGTGTACCACTATCACTATGGTATATGGATGGGATGGAAAACATCCATAACTAAAATAAACATCTACTTATTCTATAATCTGTCTCTTTCAGAATATTTTTACAATGTATTAATCACTaatcaccattaacactagaagTATCAGAAGACAATTGCTGCTTACGAGCTCGTGCAGCTAAGCCAGCAAACCAAGCAACCCTCATCAACTGCAGACCAAGAATTAGCACCCACCAGCAAACCAGCCCCCTAATTGTATGCATCACCCATGCCGGTGCACTGAGCTCAACCCCAAGCTTTAATCCCCTCATTAGCTGCAAGACACGGTAGGACTCGTAAATGACAGGGGTAACAAGCCAGACTGGTGATTGCCAATGCCAAGTCAACATCTCGGTCAGAAACTGTAcagacaaaagaagaagatatgGACCAAGTAGAACTGCAAATGGGATGAAAGGTAGTTGAGGTTGGAGAAAACCCTTCTGAGATCCAAACATCATCAACAGTGGGATAACAAAACCGGTAAGAGTTGCAACAATGTTCCAGAATTGGTAACTGAAGGGAGCCTTGCTTTTGCAGTCTTGTGTTGGAGACTTTGGTCGTGAACAAGCATCAGCCATGAGGAGAAAAAGGGTTGCACCGAGGTTAAATATGCAATCAAGTCCAATTAAGGAAAGTAGGCTGGCTATATTGGGGCCGAGAAAGATTGATGATATCGGTAACCACAATGTTGGGACCATGCCAGTTGCTAGGAGAACGGAAGGGCCCAAAAGCCACAATGGCCATTTGAAAACCTGAAGCTGCAGGCCTGGCTGAGATTCTGTCTCTACAACCCCTTCAGcatttgttattgatgaatcAGCTGTTTTACTAGATTCAAGAGTTTCAAATATATTGGCATTTTGCGGCAAAAAAGTATCACTTTGATTATCAGTAGGAGCATATGTGACAGGTGATGACTCCCATGGAGTTAACTTCGTGCAGCATATGCAGGATTGATTAATGTGAATACTAGGAAAGGCAGATCGTTGGAGTTGGGATAGTTTTCCAGACTTCAATAGCCCTTGGCTTCTAGAATGCACCCTTCTGAAAGTGGAGGCATGTTGAGTTAACGAAGCCATTCCTGTATGCATTCTTGACTGCTGACACTCTAAAGGATTTTATGCTCTTTGTTCTCTTGCACTTGAAGTTAAGAAATAGCAAAGTGTTGAATATGAACACTGTTAACCTCCAAAAATCAAGAAATGGTGGACtgttggagagagagagagtaatgTGATAAGAAAGCTTGCATCATCAACTTGGATGCTACCTTAAGAAGCGAGTAAGTCTAAcaattttaaaggaaaaatgaaaaacaaataaaagaagttaTTCAAGAGACATGAAAGAAGTAAATTACAGGACCTCTGCTACCTAAGATGGTTAATCAATCCAGAAAGTGGCACACAAATAGTACTGTTCTCCAAAATGAGATTGGGACACCTTCAGTTACACCAGATATCCCCTAATaagataaaactaaaatttgagtCTATTTTTTGCttcactttcattttcttttctcatcaaCTACGAACAAGCAAAAAGGAAACAGTGGAAGATATACTCCAAGTGTAACAGATACAATGCAGGTGAAAAACAGAAACTTAGGCAGATTCCAGAGTCAGTCATATAAAGTGGTGAAGGTTTAAAAAATGGTGTTATTTGCAAAGCCAAACAAAGAAAACCAAAAGGGAAATCTTCTATATGAAATGGGTGTAGGTGTATTAAAATTAGTTAGCtagtttcttcattttcttaacAAATCACTCAGCGTAAATTCCAAAGCAGTAAGCTGAAATACTGAAATACAAAACTAGTTGGCACAGCAAGAACTAAAAACAAGGCAGCTATAAACTCTTACgattttaatttagtttctcGGGGATTTTAGTCAGCTGGAAAAACAATTTAGTTAACTGAAAAATTTCTATTCAACTAAGATAAAATATAGTTGACTATTTTTCCATGAAAAACAGTTCACATCATAAAACATTTTCTTGTCAACAGCAAACCAAATCTACTGAACTTGAATCACAATTTGGCAAATGAAAAGTGAATGTAAGTCAGCTAGAATTCTCTGAATTGAAGATTTCAGACGTTCAAAGTTTAAACTTACTGGGATTTATGCCACCAGTGTATTCATTCTGTTTCAAAATACCCATTATTAGGTGGCATTTGGTATAAGAAATCTTTCATTCTTAACTAAACTGCTTTACTGGAAATGAGATTATCAGCAACAGGTTTCTTGTTCCTagaagggtttttttttctctcttttaaaaacatgaaaaacttTTATTCCCATGTCACTTCCCCAAGAATGTTCAAACATTCCTTATCCAAAAAGCCACTTTAGGGTAATCACATAAGCACTAACAAAGTTAATAAATAGCTCCAATTGGACAATAATCAACAATAAAACCCTTATCTCACCAGGTGAGATCAACCACATAGATTGCATGGCAACAAAAAGCTCCAAGtgtatagaaataaaaaataaaaaattaccctTTATTAACATACTCAAAATATTATTACCCCATCAATGCGTTTATATTCCATTTGGCACAGATACCTAAATGACAAGGATAAAAttgtcaaaagaaaaaagaaccgTCTTCTTGGCTTTCTTATGCCATCATCTGGATGATCTAACATGAACCCAAACAAACTAATATAAACTGAAACAAAGCTGAATATGTAAAAGCATATACATTTCCTGAATAAGGGAGTATCTAAAACACACAAACGTGTGTTAAATGCTCAGAGTATCATCAGAACCAAACTTCATCGTCACAGCAACCGGTTTAGTTAAACTTCAATACCCCTTTTCATTGGGttattgtaatatattttttttatcaaatcaaaaattgctaaataaacaaaaattatattcatgATTCCCTCAGCTGTGACAATTCACACATATTGCAAGTCTTAAATTTTACAACTAAAAAGGCTATTAGAGTATGCCCTAATAGCCCTTTTGCAATCACTGGCCTGATTCCAACAATAGGTGaaggaaaactaacaaaatccCATCAACCAAAAAGGGAGCAACAAAAGatacgaaaaaaaaatcactgaaattCAGAGCGAAAAGAAAAACAGAGAgggaatgaaaagagaaaatggtGGGTGACCTTCTGGCAAAGTCGCTGGGTAGAGCACGGGCTTCGGATTCAGAGGAACATTCTCCTCCTGAGGTTGTAGTTTTACTCTGTGGTGTGGATGAAAATAAACTACGACAAATCGAATGATTATTGTTTGTAAtggttataaatataatttgtaagaattaaaaaataaataaataaataatttcacaaatgaaaaaaaatattaaatgattaaaaatatatttaatttaaaacttataattgttatgaatgtttattttatataattaaaaactatgacaaatgaatatttttaagcATGTTTTATGTTGTgcacatgatatatatatatatatatatatatatatatatatatatatatatatatatatatatatatatattaaatttgttaggttaaattttattttgatttctttaatttttttaaatttataattttgatttttctgatttttaattataacatatgatcttttgagttttaaaaattgacaattttgattctcttgtaaattattaataaataattgtgagtaataaaattattaagttaattataaattaaataatattaatttttaaaaaattata harbors:
- the LOC114405931 gene encoding uncharacterized protein LOC114405931, which gives rise to MHTGMASLTQHASTFRRVHSRSQGLLKSGKLSQLQRSAFPSIHINQSCICCTKLTPWESSPVTYAPTDNQSDTFLPQNANIFETLESSKTADSSITNAEGVVETESQPGLQLQVFKWPLWLLGPSVLLATGMVPTLWLPISSIFLGPNIASLLSLIGLDCIFNLGATLFLLMADACSRPKSPTQDCKSKAPFSYQFWNIVATLTGFVIPLLMMFGSQKGFLQPQLPFIPFAVLLGPYLLLLSVQFLTEMLTWHWQSPVWLVTPVIYESYRVLQLMRGLKLGVELSAPAWVMHTIRGLVCWWVLILGLQLMRVAWFAGLAARARKQQLSSDTSSVNGD